One region of Pseudomonas alvandae genomic DNA includes:
- the nirB gene encoding nitrite reductase large subunit NirB — MNSNVASLNKLQTLIVIGNGMVGHHCVEQLIERGALNHYRVHVFSEEPMRAYDRVHLSEYFSGRDAESLALGEASLYQTPGVTLHLGVPVLEIDRQAHEVVTAGERIRYDKLVLATGSYPFVPPIQGAEGDSCLVYRTLEDLDAIRNAASNARRGVVVGGGLLGLEAANALKTLGLEAHVVEFAPRLMPVQLDEQGGLALKARIEKLGVGVHLSKGTQSISAGEQYRYRMNFGSEDFLETDLIVFSAGIRAQDALARQCELQIGPRGGVVIDDHCQSSDPDIYAIGECAAWNGSIFGLVAPGYQMARNVAARLCGDTGEAFTGADMSTKLKLLGVDVGSIGDAHGHTPGSRSFQFIDGTSASYRRLVVDADGKRVIGAVLVGDNSYYDTLLQYMQNGIALPKDAASLILPSSEGAPTLGPAALPEAATICSCHNVTKGSICSAIDGGCTDLGQLKCDTKAGTGCGGCAALVKQVFEHELIARGVSVDKSLCEHFAYTRQELYALVRVEGIISFEELLAKHGRGHTGCDLCKPAVGSILASCWNQPIMDPHLVPLQDTNDTFMANMQKNGTYSVVPRIAGGEITADKLIAIGVVAKKYDLYTKITGGQRIDLFGAQLHQLPDIWAELIEAGFETGHAYGKSTRTVKSCVGSTWCRYGVQDSVQMALTIEDRYKGLRSPHKLKFAVSGCTRECAEAQSKDVGVIATEKGWNLYVAGNGGMRPRHAELFATDLDDATLIRYIDRFLMFYIRTADKLQRTSVWRESLEGGLDYLKDVIIHDSLGLGAELEAQMQLVVDRYECEWANALKDPEKLKRFRTFVNDKRGDPDVHFVRERGQRRPVHAGELHLIPVTEEVL; from the coding sequence ATGAATTCCAACGTTGCTTCCCTGAACAAGCTGCAAACGCTGATCGTGATCGGCAATGGCATGGTCGGCCACCACTGCGTCGAGCAACTGATCGAGCGCGGCGCCCTCAACCATTACCGCGTGCATGTCTTCAGCGAAGAGCCGATGCGTGCCTACGACCGCGTGCACCTGTCCGAGTATTTTTCCGGCCGGGACGCCGAATCGCTGGCCTTGGGCGAAGCCTCGTTGTACCAGACCCCTGGCGTCACGCTGCACCTGGGCGTGCCGGTACTGGAAATCGACCGTCAGGCGCACGAAGTGGTCACCGCCGGGGAACGCATCCGCTACGACAAGCTGGTGCTCGCCACCGGTTCTTACCCGTTCGTGCCACCGATCCAGGGCGCCGAAGGCGATTCCTGCCTAGTCTACCGTACGCTCGAAGACCTCGACGCCATCCGTAACGCCGCCAGCAATGCCCGTCGTGGCGTGGTGGTCGGTGGCGGCCTGCTGGGCCTGGAGGCGGCCAACGCCTTGAAAACCCTTGGCCTGGAAGCCCACGTCGTCGAATTCGCCCCACGGCTGATGCCGGTGCAACTGGACGAGCAGGGCGGGCTGGCCCTCAAGGCGCGCATCGAGAAACTCGGCGTCGGCGTGCATTTGTCCAAGGGCACCCAATCCATCAGCGCGGGTGAGCAATACCGTTATCGGATGAATTTCGGCAGCGAGGATTTCCTCGAAACCGACCTGATCGTGTTTTCCGCTGGTATCCGCGCCCAGGACGCCCTGGCCCGCCAATGCGAGCTGCAAATCGGCCCGCGCGGTGGCGTGGTGATCGACGATCATTGCCAGAGCAGCGACCCGGACATCTACGCCATCGGCGAATGCGCGGCGTGGAATGGCAGCATCTTTGGCCTGGTCGCGCCGGGCTACCAGATGGCCCGCAACGTCGCGGCGCGCCTCTGTGGCGATACCGGCGAGGCCTTCACCGGCGCAGACATGTCCACCAAGCTCAAGCTGCTGGGCGTCGATGTCGGTTCCATCGGCGACGCGCACGGCCATACGCCGGGTTCGCGCAGCTTCCAGTTCATCGACGGAACCAGCGCCAGCTACCGGCGCCTGGTGGTCGATGCTGACGGCAAGCGCGTGATTGGCGCCGTACTGGTCGGCGACAACAGCTACTACGACACGCTCTTGCAGTACATGCAGAACGGCATCGCCTTGCCTAAGGATGCCGCCAGCCTGATCCTGCCGTCCTCCGAAGGCGCCCCGACACTCGGCCCGGCGGCGTTGCCTGAAGCCGCGACCATCTGCTCGTGCCACAACGTCACCAAGGGCTCGATCTGCTCGGCCATCGACGGCGGCTGCACCGATCTCGGCCAGCTCAAGTGCGACACCAAGGCCGGCACCGGCTGCGGCGGTTGTGCGGCCCTCGTCAAGCAAGTCTTTGAGCACGAACTGATCGCCCGTGGCGTCAGCGTCGATAAGAGCCTGTGTGAACATTTCGCCTACACCCGCCAGGAGCTGTATGCGCTGGTGCGAGTGGAAGGGATCATCAGTTTCGAAGAGCTGTTGGCCAAACACGGTCGCGGCCACACCGGTTGCGACCTGTGCAAGCCGGCGGTGGGTTCGATCCTGGCGTCGTGCTGGAACCAGCCGATCATGGATCCGCACCTGGTGCCATTGCAGGACACCAACGACACCTTCATGGCGAACATGCAGAAGAACGGTACCTACTCGGTGGTACCACGCATTGCCGGTGGGGAAATCACCGCTGACAAACTGATCGCCATCGGCGTCGTCGCGAAGAAATACGACCTCTACACCAAGATCACCGGCGGCCAGCGCATCGACTTGTTCGGCGCGCAGTTGCACCAGTTGCCGGACATCTGGGCCGAACTGATCGAAGCCGGCTTCGAAACCGGCCACGCCTACGGCAAGTCGACGCGCACGGTGAAGTCCTGCGTGGGCAGCACCTGGTGCCGCTACGGCGTGCAGGACAGCGTGCAAATGGCCCTGACCATCGAGGACCGCTACAAAGGCCTGCGCTCGCCGCACAAGCTCAAGTTCGCCGTGTCCGGTTGCACCCGTGAATGCGCCGAAGCCCAGAGCAAGGACGTCGGCGTCATCGCCACCGAAAAAGGCTGGAATCTCTATGTGGCCGGCAACGGCGGCATGCGTCCGCGCCACGCCGAGCTGTTCGCCACCGACCTGGACGACGCGACGCTGATCCGCTACATCGACCGCTTCCTGATGTTCTACATCCGCACCGCCGACAAGCTGCAACGCACCTCGGTCTGGCGTGAAAGCCTGGAAGGTGGCCTGGACTACCTCAAGGACGTGATCATCCACGACAGCCTGGGCCTGGGTGCCGAGCTCGAAGCGCAGATGCAGCTGGTGGTCGACCGCTACGAATGCGAGTGGGCCAACGCCTTGAAGGACCCGGAAAAACTCAAGCGCTTCCGGACCTTCGTCAACGACAAGCGCGGCGATCCGGACGTTCATTTCGTCCGCGAGCGCGGCCAGCGCCGGCCGGTGCATGCCGGCGAACTTCACCTGATTCCCGTCACCGAGGAGGTGCTCTGA
- the nirD gene encoding nitrite reductase small subunit NirD → MSQSNVVRIAQEPQQWRALCSREDLVPNSGVVAWHDGNQVALLYLPEHADKPLYAVDNRDPKSGANVIGRGLLGNIKGELVIASPMYKQHFRLEDGHCLEYPEQRLRVWPVRLNGDVVEIGED, encoded by the coding sequence ATGAGCCAGTCAAACGTCGTTCGTATCGCTCAAGAACCCCAGCAATGGCGCGCCCTGTGCAGCCGCGAGGACCTGGTACCGAACTCCGGCGTGGTCGCCTGGCATGACGGCAACCAAGTGGCGCTGCTGTACCTGCCGGAACATGCGGACAAGCCGTTGTACGCCGTCGACAACCGCGACCCGAAGTCCGGCGCCAACGTCATCGGTCGTGGATTGCTGGGCAACATCAAGGGCGAACTGGTGATTGCCTCGCCGATGTACAAGCAGCATTTCCGCCTGGAAGACGGCCATTGCCTGGAATACCCCGAGCAGCGCCTGCGGGTGTGGCCGGTGCGGCTCAACGGTGATGTGGTGGAGATTGGCGAAGACTGA
- a CDS encoding SDR family oxidoreductase: MDERNPPVVVICGSTAGVGRATAHRFAVAGYRVGLLARGEQALAATAEELDQLGATCLGISVDVADAEALFDAAQRMERELGPVGVWVNCAMVTVFSPIRQLNAEEVRRVTEVTYLGTVHGTLAALDLMGPRNRGVIIQVGSALAYRAIPLQAAYCGAKFAVRGFTDSLRCELLHEHSDIKVCMVQLPAINTPQFDWARNKLGKRVQPVPPIHDPDVAARAIFSVVKRTPRELWLGAASLKAIVGTCLMPGLLDRLLARNAYSGQMTNEDDDPQRPDNLFEPQEPLHRTRGRFSGRSRDSALALSSTQVSALLLATGGLLAVVLLLF, encoded by the coding sequence ATGGATGAGCGAAACCCACCTGTGGTGGTGATCTGTGGTTCCACCGCCGGCGTCGGGCGCGCCACCGCACACCGATTCGCTGTCGCGGGCTACCGGGTCGGCTTGTTGGCCCGGGGCGAACAAGCATTGGCGGCCACGGCGGAAGAACTGGATCAATTGGGTGCGACGTGCCTGGGGATCAGCGTCGATGTCGCCGACGCCGAAGCGCTATTCGATGCGGCTCAACGAATGGAGCGGGAACTGGGACCGGTCGGCGTGTGGGTCAACTGCGCGATGGTCACGGTGTTTTCGCCCATCCGCCAGTTGAATGCCGAGGAAGTCCGCAGGGTGACCGAGGTGACTTACTTGGGTACCGTCCACGGCACCCTCGCGGCGCTGGACCTGATGGGACCGCGCAATCGTGGGGTGATTATCCAGGTCGGTTCGGCGCTGGCCTACCGCGCCATTCCGCTGCAGGCGGCCTATTGCGGGGCCAAGTTCGCGGTGCGAGGCTTCACTGATTCCTTGCGCTGCGAACTGCTTCACGAGCACAGCGATATCAAGGTCTGCATGGTGCAACTGCCTGCGATCAACACACCGCAGTTCGATTGGGCGCGCAACAAGTTGGGCAAGCGTGTGCAACCGGTGCCGCCGATTCATGACCCGGACGTGGCCGCCCGGGCAATATTCAGCGTGGTCAAGCGTACGCCCAGGGAATTGTGGCTGGGTGCGGCCTCGCTCAAGGCCATCGTCGGCACTTGCCTGATGCCGGGACTGCTCGATCGCTTGCTGGCCCGTAACGCCTATTCAGGACAGATGACCAACGAGGATGACGACCCTCAGCGCCCGGATAACCTGTTCGAACCGCAGGAGCCCTTGCATCGTACCCGTGGGCGGTTCAGCGGCCGCTCACGGGACTCCGCGTTGGCCCTGAGTTCGACCCAGGTATCGGCGCTGCTGCTCGCCACCGGCGGTTTGCTGGCAGTCGTGCTGCTATTGTTTTGA
- a CDS encoding alpha-amylase family protein: MKANWHRNTLIYQIDPSLFYDSNGDGRGDLKGIIQQLDYLQALGVGALWLMPLYRSPFKDAGYDVSDFMALDPRFGSEEDLRQLIVQAGERGIRVILELVVQHTSDQHPWFLRARRDKGSVYRDYYLWSDTPVDDGNQPIFPSVEDSIWQWDEQAGQYYRHLFYRHEPDLNLANPRVVEEIERVMVHWLELGIAGFRLDAASHLVEQAGGGDEEQGVWVLDRLFKCMTEINPEGVLMGEVDVEPERYSHYFGTGERLGLVLDFWVNNHLFLALARGEAEPLQRAITRRPAPPDGANYAVWLRNHDELDLERLSEQEREEVMQAFAPEPDMRLYGRGIRRRLAPMLDGDVRRQALAQALLLSLPGTPIVRYGEEIGMGDDLSRPERLSVRTPMQWNDQANAGFSSARRPTVPVIDEGRFAYTHLNVAGQLKDPESLLSRARQLLRARADLKEVGDGKAQLLTVDHPAVFAIAHACEATSIMLANLGKDAVTVRLREMDLEGFEEVLSDSPYPATKQSGLTLHGYGYRWFRRVGSKQ; the protein is encoded by the coding sequence ATGAAAGCCAACTGGCACCGCAATACCTTGATCTATCAAATCGATCCTTCCTTGTTCTACGACAGCAACGGCGACGGCCGTGGCGACTTGAAGGGCATCATCCAGCAACTCGATTACCTGCAAGCGTTGGGCGTCGGTGCGCTCTGGCTGATGCCGTTGTATCGGTCACCGTTCAAGGACGCCGGCTATGACGTCAGCGATTTCATGGCGCTGGACCCGCGCTTTGGCAGCGAAGAGGATTTGCGCCAGCTGATCGTGCAGGCCGGTGAACGTGGCATCCGCGTGATCCTTGAACTGGTCGTGCAGCACACCAGCGACCAGCATCCCTGGTTTCTCCGGGCACGACGGGACAAGGGCAGCGTCTACCGGGATTACTACCTGTGGTCCGACACGCCGGTGGACGACGGCAACCAGCCAATCTTTCCCTCGGTGGAAGACAGCATCTGGCAGTGGGACGAGCAGGCAGGGCAGTACTATCGGCATCTGTTCTATCGCCACGAACCGGACCTGAACCTGGCGAACCCGCGGGTCGTCGAGGAGATCGAGCGGGTCATGGTCCACTGGCTCGAACTCGGTATCGCCGGCTTTCGCCTCGATGCCGCTTCCCATCTGGTGGAACAGGCCGGAGGTGGCGATGAAGAGCAGGGTGTCTGGGTGCTGGATCGGTTGTTCAAATGCATGACCGAGATCAATCCCGAAGGGGTGCTAATGGGCGAAGTGGACGTCGAGCCGGAGCGCTACAGCCATTATTTCGGCACCGGGGAGCGCCTGGGCCTGGTGCTGGATTTCTGGGTCAACAATCACCTGTTCCTGGCCCTGGCCCGCGGCGAAGCCGAACCCCTGCAACGGGCGATCACCCGGCGGCCCGCACCACCGGACGGCGCGAATTACGCGGTGTGGCTGCGCAACCATGACGAGCTCGACCTGGAGCGCCTGAGCGAGCAGGAGCGCGAAGAGGTGATGCAGGCCTTCGCTCCGGAGCCGGACATGCGCTTGTATGGCCGAGGTATTCGCCGACGCCTGGCGCCAATGCTCGACGGTGACGTGCGTCGCCAGGCATTGGCCCAGGCGTTGTTGCTGTCGCTGCCCGGCACGCCGATCGTGCGCTACGGCGAAGAAATTGGCATGGGCGACGACCTGTCCCGCCCGGAGCGTCTGTCGGTGCGCACGCCCATGCAATGGAATGACCAGGCCAACGCCGGATTTTCCTCGGCCCGACGGCCGACCGTCCCGGTGATCGATGAAGGGCGGTTTGCCTACACGCATTTGAACGTTGCAGGCCAACTGAAAGACCCCGAATCGTTGTTGAGCCGGGCACGTCAATTGTTGCGGGCCCGCGCGGACCTGAAGGAAGTTGGCGACGGCAAGGCGCAACTGCTGACGGTCGACCATCCGGCGGTATTCGCCATCGCCCATGCCTGCGAGGCCACCTCGATCATGCTGGCGAACCTCGGCAAGGACGCGGTCACGGTGCGGTTGCGGGAAATGGACCTGGAGGGTTTCGAGGAAGTGTTGTCCGACAGTCCGTACCCGGCCACGAAACAATCGGGCCTGACTTTGCACGGATACGGTTATCGGTGGTTCCGCCGCGTCGGCTCAAAACAATAG
- a CDS encoding CBS domain-containing protein: MKINEIMSREVRTISPDTPLREVALIMRQADIGALVINQDDRMAGMVTDRDLVVRAMAEGMNMDTPVSRIMSDEVRYCFDDEEIDHVAKNMAQIEKRRLPVVNRDKRLVGMVSLANVASCNADKVSANLLRGVARPH, encoded by the coding sequence ATGAAAATCAATGAAATCATGAGTCGGGAAGTCCGCACGATCTCGCCTGATACCCCACTGCGCGAAGTCGCGCTGATCATGCGCCAGGCCGATATCGGCGCGCTGGTGATCAATCAGGACGACCGCATGGCCGGGATGGTGACCGACCGCGACCTGGTGGTTCGAGCCATGGCCGAAGGCATGAACATGGACACCCCGGTCAGCCGGATCATGAGCGATGAGGTGCGCTATTGCTTCGATGACGAAGAGATCGATCACGTCGCCAAGAACATGGCCCAGATCGAAAAGCGCCGCCTGCCGGTGGTGAACCGTGACAAGCGCCTGGTGGGCATGGTCTCGCTGGCCAACGTCGCCAGTTGCAACGCCGATAAAGTCAGCGCCAACCTGCTGCGCGGCGTCGCACGACCTCACTGA